The following are encoded in a window of Candidatus Tanganyikabacteria bacterium genomic DNA:
- a CDS encoding PKD domain-containing protein: MFSRILAMPFVAAATLLAGCIIVPGSSSLGAGDYGRAGPGTGSYGRAGEPAASPAASPAPAPSRDATIPVIASLTASPTNLTQPGQEVVFHIEAVDGAGTPGYTWSATGGTLTSTVGKRVAWRSPAAPGRYTVLVLVSSPSGGATTGAVNIEVHRDGSGEVLPADLATAASSSTPAPSASPCAVHPGA, encoded by the coding sequence ATGTTTTCACGCATCCTGGCCATGCCCTTCGTGGCAGCCGCGACGCTGCTCGCCGGCTGCATCATCGTGCCCGGAAGCTCCTCGCTCGGCGCCGGTGACTACGGCCGCGCCGGCCCGGGGACCGGCAGCTACGGCCGTGCCGGCGAGCCGGCGGCCAGTCCGGCCGCATCTCCCGCCCCCGCGCCGTCCCGCGACGCCACGATCCCCGTGATCGCCTCCCTGACCGCAAGCCCGACCAACCTCACCCAGCCTGGCCAGGAGGTCGTCTTCCACATCGAGGCCGTCGACGGGGCGGGCACGCCGGGCTACACCTGGTCCGCGACGGGCGGGACCCTCACGTCGACCGTGGGCAAGCGCGTCGCCTGGCGATCCCCCGCGGCGCCAGGCCGCTACACCGTGCTGGTCCTGGTCTCCAGCCCGAGCGGCGGGGCCACTACCGGCGCGGTCAACATCGAGGTCCACCGCGACGGCAGCGGCGAGGTCCTGCCGGCGGATCTGGCCACCGCCGCATCGAGCAGTACGCCGGCCCCTTCCGCGTCTCCCTGCGCCGTTCATCCCGGAGCGTAG
- a CDS encoding MFS transporter translates to MNTTSLPAIRGFGAVLGNRPFLALWLAQVFSQVADKIYFILMVDVVTARTFNNGTWTSAALVAYTVPSVLFGAFAGALVDRWDKVRTQIATNMLRGGLIALVPILAPEAAWPIIILSFLISTFSQPYTPAEAATIPLVVPQPNLMTANSLFATTVVGSIILGFTVGEPYILLAGGVDGPWAAWSISALYLVSSLALLAVRTPPQPRREHPLSELFEEFRTAWDYIRGYRPVWSAIARLVVLFAMFAALSTLAILFAKQDLGTNFSWLLATAGIGMACGAAVIGKWGHDWNRARMFNTGFVGAGVALLLLAAVGSAPWREAFGWAGEAGPGLPFAGVMLDKRFVTAFSYVLTGVVGFASAWVAIPNQTLLQEVVPEDRRGKVFGVQNMATNIATTLPMGGIGIMSDLWGVRTLIALLGVVMLVSSLGSRAWLWVPGIKRS, encoded by the coding sequence GTGAACACCACGAGCCTGCCGGCCATCCGCGGCTTCGGCGCGGTGCTCGGCAACCGGCCGTTCCTCGCGCTGTGGCTGGCCCAGGTCTTCAGCCAGGTGGCCGACAAGATCTACTTCATCCTGATGGTGGACGTCGTCACCGCGCGCACCTTCAACAACGGCACGTGGACCAGCGCGGCGCTCGTGGCCTACACGGTCCCCTCCGTGCTCTTCGGTGCGTTCGCCGGCGCGCTGGTGGATCGCTGGGACAAGGTGCGCACGCAGATCGCGACCAACATGCTGCGCGGCGGCCTGATCGCCCTGGTGCCCATCCTGGCGCCCGAGGCCGCGTGGCCGATCATCATCCTGTCGTTCCTCATCTCGACCTTTTCCCAGCCTTACACGCCGGCCGAGGCGGCGACCATCCCCCTGGTGGTGCCGCAGCCGAACCTCATGACCGCCAATTCCCTGTTCGCCACGACCGTCGTGGGGTCCATCATCCTGGGCTTCACGGTCGGGGAGCCGTACATCCTGCTTGCCGGCGGCGTCGACGGCCCGTGGGCGGCGTGGTCCATCAGCGCGTTGTACCTCGTCTCGTCGCTTGCCCTGCTCGCCGTGCGCACGCCGCCGCAACCGCGGCGCGAACACCCGCTTTCGGAGCTCTTCGAGGAGTTCCGCACGGCCTGGGACTACATTCGCGGCTACCGGCCGGTGTGGAGCGCCATCGCCCGCCTGGTGGTGCTCTTCGCGATGTTCGCCGCGCTCTCGACCCTCGCCATCCTCTTTGCCAAGCAGGATCTGGGAACGAACTTCTCGTGGCTGCTGGCCACCGCCGGGATCGGCATGGCGTGCGGGGCGGCGGTCATCGGCAAATGGGGCCACGACTGGAACCGCGCCCGGATGTTCAACACGGGCTTCGTCGGGGCCGGCGTCGCCCTGCTCCTGCTTGCTGCCGTCGGCTCGGCGCCCTGGCGCGAGGCGTTCGGCTGGGCCGGCGAAGCCGGGCCCGGCCTGCCGTTTGCCGGGGTCATGCTGGACAAGCGTTTCGTGACCGCGTTCTCGTACGTGTTGACCGGCGTCGTGGGCTTCGCGTCCGCCTGGGTGGCGATCCCCAACCAGACCCTGCTCCAGGAGGTGGTGCCCGAGGACCGCCGCGGCAAGGTCTTCGGGGTCCAGAACATGGCGACCAACATCGCGACCACCCTGCCCATGGGCGGTATCGGCATCATGAGCGATCTCTGGGGAGTCCGAACCTTGATCGCCCTGCTGGGAGTCGTCATGCTGGTGTCGTCGCTGGGCTCGCGAGCCTGGCTGTGGGTCCCGGGAATCAAGCGGAGCTGA
- a CDS encoding phage holin family protein, protein MLGLVLKAALAAGAFLAAAYLLPGFHVATWVDALKGAVLLGILNAVLRPVLGLLTLPITLLTLGLFSLVLNGLMVVITDALLDGIRVDNFLWSIAAALVISIVNSVGQRFLP, encoded by the coding sequence ATGCTCGGGCTCGTACTCAAGGCTGCGCTCGCCGCGGGCGCGTTCCTGGCGGCGGCTTACCTCCTGCCGGGATTCCACGTCGCGACCTGGGTGGACGCGCTCAAGGGCGCCGTGCTGCTCGGGATCCTCAACGCCGTCCTCCGGCCGGTTCTGGGCCTGCTGACGCTGCCGATCACGCTGCTCACGCTCGGCCTGTTCAGCCTGGTCCTCAACGGCCTGATGGTCGTCATCACCGACGCCCTCCTGGACGGCATCCGGGTGGACAACTTCCTCTGGTCGATCGCCGCCGCCCTGGTCATTTCAATCGTCAACTCGGTCGGCCAGCGCTTCCTGCCGTGA
- a CDS encoding alkaline phosphatase family protein encodes MPPLPLHLIVIDGLHPGLLRAELAAGRLPAFGRLVRAGTLHDAISTFPTVTPSALASIATGLPPSGHGIQGIMWFDRREDRYVHYWPSPQSVLAGTFGQVMRDILHNLNDSHLEPSAPTLFEILEGAGIPSAAVNFPIFRGPYLHHGQVPLALALLAGLPVGITVRGPRHLLVGDILRPLISIPRGPLGRYGISDERAIRYTRRLVTAGKASFFLTYLPDNDLRSHHHGPAQNAESLHLLDRLLGSLLDAYGSWDEAVTRARWLVVGDHAQTLVGGVEGYSVNVYKEFRSARILPFGKSGLGSGQYDLAMAANDRSALIYLARPAARDGVLAELASWPSVDRIMGRDGDGWFWASDARGERQLRFRRGGPWRDERGDSWELSGSPAVLDLRESGMRLVEGRYPDPLFRIAGALSRADLAVTAEPGFEFTTGFKLGHGNHGSLAAGDSITALIEVGVEVPARPRILDVLPAISRAFGLGAGHALPRG; translated from the coding sequence ATGCCACCTCTACCGCTGCATCTCATCGTCATCGACGGCCTGCATCCGGGCCTGCTCCGGGCGGAACTCGCCGCCGGGCGCCTGCCGGCTTTCGGGCGGCTCGTGCGCGCCGGCACACTGCACGACGCCATCTCGACGTTTCCGACCGTGACGCCCTCGGCCCTCGCCTCGATCGCCACGGGCCTGCCGCCTTCCGGGCACGGCATCCAGGGAATCATGTGGTTCGACAGGCGCGAGGACCGCTACGTCCACTACTGGCCATCGCCGCAGAGCGTGCTTGCCGGGACGTTCGGGCAGGTGATGCGCGACATCCTGCACAACCTCAACGACAGCCACCTCGAACCCTCGGCGCCCACCCTCTTCGAGATCCTCGAGGGTGCCGGCATTCCCTCGGCGGCCGTGAATTTCCCGATCTTCCGCGGGCCCTACCTGCACCACGGCCAGGTCCCGCTTGCCCTCGCCCTCCTGGCCGGCCTGCCGGTAGGCATCACCGTGCGGGGGCCGCGACACCTGCTGGTGGGAGACATCCTCCGCCCCCTCATCAGCATCCCGCGCGGGCCTCTGGGGCGCTACGGCATCTCCGACGAGCGCGCCATCCGCTACACGCGCCGCCTGGTGACCGCGGGGAAGGCGTCTTTCTTTCTGACCTACCTGCCCGACAACGACCTGCGCAGCCACCACCACGGGCCGGCCCAGAACGCCGAGAGCCTGCACCTGCTGGATCGCCTCCTGGGGTCCCTGCTAGACGCCTACGGCTCGTGGGACGAGGCGGTGACCAGGGCGCGCTGGCTGGTAGTCGGCGACCACGCGCAGACCCTGGTCGGGGGAGTCGAGGGCTACTCCGTGAACGTGTACAAGGAGTTCCGGTCGGCGCGAATCTTGCCGTTCGGCAAGTCCGGCCTGGGCAGCGGCCAGTACGACCTGGCCATGGCGGCAAACGACCGGAGCGCCCTGATCTACCTGGCTCGACCGGCGGCCCGCGACGGGGTCCTGGCGGAACTGGCGTCCTGGCCCAGCGTCGACCGGATCATGGGCCGCGACGGCGATGGGTGGTTCTGGGCGTCGGACGCCCGCGGCGAGCGCCAGTTGCGCTTCCGGCGCGGCGGCCCGTGGCGCGACGAACGGGGCGATTCCTGGGAGCTATCCGGATCACCCGCCGTGCTGGATCTCCGGGAGTCGGGGATGCGCCTGGTCGAGGGCCGGTATCCCGATCCGCTGTTCCGCATCGCGGGCGCGCTCTCGCGCGCCGACCTGGCGGTCACCGCGGAGCCCGGGTTCGAGTTCACCACCGGCTTCAAGCTGGGCCACGGCAACCACGGCTCCCTGGCCGCCGGCGACTCGATCACCGCCCTGATCGAAGTGGGCGTCGAGGTACCGGCGCGCCCCCGCATCCTCGACGTGCTGCCGGCCATCTCGCGGGCCTTCGGCCTGGGCGCCGGCCACGCCCTGCCGCGCGGGTAG